Below is a window of Pedobacter africanus DNA.
AAGGCCAGGGCTTATGCCGACAGGCTTACAGATGGGATAAAAAATGCAGAAAAGATTATCCCTGACATTAAAGTTGAAGCCTATAACCGCCAGCATCTGAGGGATATCATTGAACCCTGGAAGCGGTATTTTGATATGAGTGAAGGTGGCTATAACCGTGCGCCCAAGTTTCCTTTGCCTAATAACTGGCAGTTTATGCTTCGCTACAGCCACCTAATGGAAGATGATGCCACCCATGTATCGGCGCTGCTGACCCTTGAAAAGATGGCTATGGGCGGAATTTACGACCATATAGGTGGTGGTTTTGCCCGGTATTCGGTAGATGGTAACTGGCATGTGCCGCATTTTGAAAAGATGCTGTACGACAACGGGCAGTTGATCAGCTTGTATGCCGAGGCTTTTCAGTATTCAAAATCAGCCCTGTTTAAAGAAATTGCAGAAGAGACGATTTCCTGGCTGGAAAGGGAAATGACCTCAGCCGAAGGCTTATTCTATTCGGCGCTGGATGCAGACAGTGAGGGCGTAGAAGGAAAATTTTATGTGTGGGACAAAACGGAGTTTGAGGCGACACTTGGCCAGGAAGATGCTGATTTACTGGTCGATTATTTTGGGGTAACGGAAGATGGGAACTGGGAAGAGGAGCAGACCAATATCCTGTTACGGAAATTTACGGAAGAGGAATATGCGGAAGTAAAAGGCCTTAGCATTATTGAACTGCTGCAAAAGATAAAAAATGCCAAAGCCAGCCTGCTGGAAGCGCGGAGTAAAAGGGTACGACCGGGACTGGATGATAAATGCCTTACAGCCTGGAATGCCATGGCTGTTAAAGGCCTGGCTGATTGTGCAGGAGTATTTGCCAATCCGCATTATTACAAACTGGCAAAAAATGCGGTTGTATTTATACTGGAAAATCTGAGTACAACAGATGGGGGGCTGTACCGGAATTATAAGAACGGAAAAGCCAATATTGCCGGATTTTTAGATGATTATGCTTTTTTTATAGAGGCATTGATAGCCTTGTACGCTTACGATCTGGATGAACAATGGCTGCAGCAAGCGAGGCGCTTGAGCGATTATGTATTGCTTAATTTTGAAGATGCAGAAGGGCCGATGTTGTTTTACACACCCGGAAACGGTGAGGTGCTGATTGCCCGCAAGCATGAAATTATGGACAATGTGATCCCTGCCTCGAATTCGGTCATGGCGCAAAACCTGCAGAAGCTGGGTTTGTTGTTTGACGATGACCGGTACCTGTTGAAGGCAGAAGCAATGCTGGCCGCTGTTTTGCCACAAATCAAAACCTATGGCTCTGCCTATTCCAACTGGGCTATACAATTGCTGAATGAAGTGTTTGGTATAAACGAGATCGCGATAGCTGGCGAAGGTTTTACAGCAGCCAAGACTGAAATCGATAAACACTACATTCCCAATAAAATTACATTGGGAGGAACAAATTCGGGACTGCCATTGTTAAAAGATAAGCAAAGCATTGAAACAAAAATCTATATTTGCCGAAATAAAGTATGCCAGTTGCCAGTAGCTACTGTTGATGAAGCATTAAAATTGATAATTAAATAACATTCTAATGAGTATTAAACCCAATACAGTGGTATCATTAACGTACGAATTGCATACGACTAATGAAGAAGGACAACAAGTTTTTGTAGAAAAAGCAGAGAAAGACAATGCACTCGTTTTTTTATATGGTACAGGAATGATGTTGCCAAAATTTGAAGAGCATCTGGCTGGATTAAATGTTGGCGATAACTATAGTTTCGAGCTTTCGGCAGCTGATGGCTACGGAGAAATCGATCCAGGTGCATACGCGGATTTGCCAAAAGAAATGTTTAAGGATGTTGACTTGCCAGCTGTTGGCGATGTAATTCCTTTACAGGATAACCAGGGCAACCATTTCAGGGCTGGTGTTACCGCTATCCACGAGGATGTGGTATCGGTAGATTTAAACCATCCTATGGCTGGTAAAAACCTGATTTTTGCTGGTGAAATCCTGATGGTGCGTGAAGCTACTCAGGAAGAGTTGAGCCATGGCCATGCACATGGTGCAGATGGTCACTCTGGTCACTAATTTGCATTACACTTTTCGCAAATGCCGTAAGCTGTAGAGCTTACGGTTTTTGCGTTAAAGCCTTTAGGCATTTTTATTCTTGGAACCTGTATTTCCAGGCAATAGATTTTAAGACATTGTGTGCAGTTGAAATGTACATGCTCATCATGATGATGCTCTTCTGAACAAGCGTCAGAACAGATGGCATAGTTTGCCGTTCCGTGCATATCCATGATCCGGTGAAGAATTCCCTTATCTTCATAGGTATTCAATATTCTGTAAAGTGTAACACGGTCAATTTCCTTACCCAGTTTTTTCTCCAGTTCAGGCTGAGAGATAGCCACGCTATCTAAAGCTATTTCTTCTAAAACGCGTACCCTTTGGCGGGTATGTTTTAAATCGTGCTCTTTTAATATGTTTACAGGATCAATATTCATAGCTTAAGGTTTATATGGCTTTGGCACCGATCAGTGAAATTGGTGGGTTATCCATTGCATTGCCTCCGTTTAATTTAAGTGTCCCTTTGATCACCACAGTTTTATAGGTGAATTTTATCGGTTCTGCCATTTCCACCAGCACCATAATTGGAACGCCATTTTTTCCACAGTAAAAACACTGGTTAATGGGTAGGGTAGAAAGCATGAACTTACTTTGTTTCATACCATCTTTAATAGGTACAATATAGCCCTCGAGCTCAAAAGGTTTGCCAGCATGCTTTTTAATATCGGCCGTAAAAATGGCCTGCATTTCTGTGTCTTTAACAATCTTGAAATCAACACCTCCAATTATGTCCCAGTTGTCAGAATTGATCTGATCATTAGGGTTGTGCTGGGCCTTAACAGAAATTCCGGTAAAAAGTAAGGCCATCAGTATGAGTTTTTTTATCATCATTGTATGTGTTTAACGTAATAACCGTTAGTTTTTGGACAGTATCTTCGAAATATTTGCTCTGTAGGCCTGTACCGCAGGTATTACCGCTGCAAATATACCAATCGCAAGGCCAGCAACAAACAGGTATATTTCATCATAAAGTAAAACAAAACCACTCAGCTGCGCCTGGCCGCTTTCCTGATTGCCGCCAATGAACGCTAAAACCAGGTGTCCAAGTACTATCCCGATTAAGGTACCTGCTAAAGTAAGCATAAGGCCTTCGGCAATGACTATGATAAATAGTTTTGTGCGGGAGGCACCCAATGTGCGCATAATGGCCAGGTCGTAGTTGCGTTCTTTCAATGAATTGTAGAGATTTACAAATACACTAATGGCTGCAATGAGCATAATGAGTACTGCAAACCATTGCAGGGTATCTACGCCCACACCAATTAAGGAAAACAGACGTGTACTTTCCTGTGCAGGGGATGCGGACTGCATATTGGTGGTTTCGTTTACCATTCGCGGGAACATGGCTACCGACATAGGCGAGCGGTATTGAATGAGCAGGGAAGTGAGCTCGCGCGGCTGCTCAGCTTCAGCATGCTCATGCCCTTCGTGCTCATGGCCTTCGTGTGCTTCATGATCTTCGTGATCATCATGCATTTTCCACACACTGGCCACATTGGTAAGGATAAGGTTGTCGGTTACATTTCCCTGAGGTTCCAGGATTCCCGAAACGGTATACTGGTGATGTTTGTGCACATCGGTATTTCCGCTAAGGCCATGGGCACCGTAGAAGGTATCGCCGATCTTCAGCTTTTCGTTTTTTGCAACGGCAGCGCCGATGGTGGTTTCAAAGTCGGTTTTCCAAAATTTACCCTGCCGGGTCTTCAATTTATAAAGGCTTACAAAGTTGCTGTCTGTGCCCACTATGCGAACCCCGTTGTAGTTATCGCCCAGTGCAAGCGGAACAGCCCGTTTCACAAAAGGGCTATGGGCCAGTTCCATGGCATCTTTTAAAGGGATATTGCCGGTTGGGAAATCGATATGATATATACTGCTGAGAATCAGCTGCAGCGGGCTACCCTTGGCACCAACCACCAGGTCTATGTCTTTAGAATTGTTCTCCAGTTTTTCACCGATTTGCCTGGAAGCAAGCAGTAAAATGGTTAAAATGCCTGTCCCAAAAGCAATGAGCATCATGTTAAGGGCGGCTGATAGGGGTTTAGACCACAGACTTTTCCAGCTTATTTTTAATGGGCTCATGATAATTGGTAGGTATTTGAAAATGCATCTTTAACTCTTTTGTCGTGCGTAGCCACAACCAGTGTTGCCTGGTTTATACCCGATTGCTGCAGCAGCAGTTCAAGTACCGCTGTGGCGTTTCTATCGTCCAGGCTCGAAGTCGGCTCGTCTGCTATCAGCAGTTCCGGCTTATTGATTGCCGCCCTGGCAATGGAAACACGTTGCAATTGGCCCTGACTAAGCTGGTTGGGATAGGCGTGCTTTTTATCGGCTATGCCTAAGGAACCCAGTACTTCATTTACCCTGTTTAAATCGGTAGGCAGCCCTGCAAAACTTTGTGCCAGTACCAGGTTGTCTGAAATGCTAAGACTCTTGATCAGGTGCGGACGCTGAAAGATGATCCCGATGTTCTGTCCCCTGAACTGATCCAGTGCTTTGGAGGATAAACTGTAAATGGAAGTTTCGTTGATCATTACTTCTCCGGCTTTTGGTTGCAATATCCCGGTGAGAATGTGCAACAGCGTAGTTTTTCCGCTTCCGGATTCGCCAAGCAGCAGCCATTGCTCACCATGCCTAATCTGCCAGTCCTTAAAGCTGATGGAATGTCCGCCGGTGTATTGATGTGAAACCGATTTTATGGAGATCATAGCCGTTATTTTTTTAGATGGTTGTTTAAATACTTCAGGTAAAGCTTTTTGCCATCCATCTTTTCATGTTTGCAGCCAGGATTGATCATGCTTACAAAAGCCAGAAATGCCGCGAATATTAGTTTCTTGTTCATATGGGATGGTGTAATACACAAAAATAGTATATGCAATTAAATTGCATATACTATTCGTGTAAAGTATTTGCTACTGCGGGTTAAAATAAACCGCAATTTTAGCTGTGCTGGCAGCTGCGGCTGTATTTCCAATTGATAAAATGTGCTGCAGCAATGGTAAAGCCACCCAGTGGGATCAGTATAGCCTCCAGGCTTTCTATAAAATAATGTCCCAGCGCTATTGATCCGAAGCCAGCCAGCAGTACAGCAATTGGTGTAATTTTTTTGTGCTTAGGATATGCGCTGGCAAGTGACCAGACACCTATCACCAACGAAAGACAGATCATGGTGATTTCCACCCAGCTATTGGCCAGGAAGCCTAATCCCCATAGCGGCAGGGTGCTGATAACGAATGGCAGGGCAGCGCAATGAATGGCGCAGGCCAGGGATGCAGTAATGCCCAGCTGATCAAGGCGCGCTGATTTAACAAATGGCTTCATCTTTTGAATTTGTTTTTTATAAAATGAACAGATAGATTTTTATAGCACAAATATAAAAGCAATAAAGTTGCATTTGCAAAAGATGTTTAAAAAAAAGTTATGATATAAAAAAATGCCCTCCGTAAGGAGGGCATTTTTTTCTTTGAAAGTCAGGGCATTAACCTTTGTACATTTTTGCCCTCAGCTCTGCTATATCCGGACTGCTGATGTATTCATCATAGGTCATCATTTTATCAATGGCACCGTTAGGGGTCAGCTCAATGATACGTGTCGCAACAGATTCGGTCAGGGCATGATCTCGTGAAGTAAAAAGGGCAGTGCCTTTAAAATCTTTCATGCCATTGTTCAGTGCAGTAATGGATTCCAGGTCGAGGTGGTTGGTTGGTTCATCAAACAACAAAAGGTTGGCATGTTTCAGCATCATCTGCGAGAACATGCAACGCATCTTTTCGCCTCCCGACAGTACTTTTACGTTTTTCAACACCTCTTCACCAGAGAAAAGCATACGACCCAGGAAACTCCTTACAAACTGCTCGTCCTGATCGGTGCCTGAATATTCACGAAGCCAGTCGACCAGGTTTTCATCTTTATTTTCAAAGTAAATAGAATTGTCGTTAGGGATGTCGGCCACATTAATGGTTACACCAAACTTAAATTCACCTTTATAATTCTTTTCCCTGCCGGTAAGTACATTGTAAAAAGCAGTTGTAGCCAGGCTGTTCTGAGATAAAACCGCAATTTTATCGCCTTTATTTACCATGAAGCTCACATCCTTAAACATTACTTCACCATTAAGTGTACAGGATAAATGTTCTACCTGTAGAATCTGGTCGCCAGCTTCCCTACCCAGGTTATTGAACAAAATGGCCGGGTATTTCCTGCTTGAAGCTTTGATTTCTGAAATGTCGATCTTATCCAAAGCCTTTTTACGCGAAGTTGCCTGTTTGGATTTAGAGGCATTTGCACTAAAGCGCTGGATAAACTCCTGTAACTCCTTCACTTTTTCTTCCAGCTTTTTGTTCTGGTCGCTGCGTTGTTTTAAGGCCAGCTGACTCGACTCGTACCAGAAAGTGTAGTTACCAGAGTAGATACTCATTTTGCTGAAGTCGATATCCACAATATGTGTACAAACCGCATCTAAAAAGTGCCTGTCGTGCGATACCACCAGTACAATGTTCTGATAGTCGGCCAGGAAGTTCTCTAACCAGGCGATGGTATCAATGTCAAGGTCGTTGGTAGGCTCATCCAGCAGCAGGATATCGGGGTTACCAAATAGGGCCTGTGCCAGTAAAACACGTACCTTTTGATTACCATCTAATTCTTTAAGTTGTTTATAATGGTATTCTTCTTTAATACCCAGGTTGCTCAGCATGGTAGCGGCATTGCTTTCCATATTCCAGCCGTCCATTTCCGCAAATCTGTTCTCCAGTTCGCCGGCACGTTCGCCATCTTTATCGGTAAAATCTTCCTTTAAATAGATGGCATCCTTTTCTTTCATGATGTCGTACAATTCCTTGTGGCCCATCATTACAGTTTCAATTACACTGAATTCATCAAACTCATAGTGGTTTTGTTTTAAAACCGCCATACGCTCTCCGGGGGTAAAAGCTACAGTACCTGTAGTCTGGCTTACATCGCCTGATAAAATTTTAAGAAAAGTAGATTTACCTGCTCCGTTGGCCCCAATTACCCCATAGCAGTTGCCCTGGGTAAATTTTAGGTTTACATCTTCAAATAAAGTTCTTTTTCCGTAGCGGAGTGATAAATTAGAAACTGAAATCATATTGCTGAAAAATAAGCCGCAAAGGTAAGTATAATTTATTTTATTAAGTTTGATCACTAGATTTTTGTATGGTAGGTAAAGAAGAACTGATTGCAAGACTGGATACTTCCATGAAATTTAAGATGGTCGACAATGTTACGGCCATCATTGAAGGCCATAATCCGGATATTGCCGATTTGCTGGAACTCAGCTTTTATAAAAAGAAGGAGGTAGCTTTCCGAGCGGCCTGGATGCTCGAGTACCTGATGACAAACCGGCCTCAGGAGTTCCGTGCGCATGTGCCGGCGTTGCTGAGCCTGCTTCCCCGCCAAAAGAACCCTTCGGCCATGCGTCATTATGCCAAAATTTTGGCACTGATGACAGACAGGAACGCAGATCCGGTTTATAGGGAGCTCTCCGGCCAGCTGGATTTTGATCCGGTAATAGAGGTGTTGTTTACCTGGCTGGTTGATCCGGAAACACTGGTGGCCAGTAAAGTACATTGTATGCAGGCCCTGGCCAACCTGGTGCCGCGGTACGGCTGGATAAAGGAGGAACTGCAGGAAACTATTGAACACCTGATGGGTATAGAAAGCATTGCTTTTTTTGCCCGTGCCAAAATGGTAAAGAAACAATTGAAAAAGTATTACACCAGGTAAACATTTCGTCTGCCCTTTAATTTTATTTTTGCAGGCATACGTACGTTTGTCTAACAATCATGGAAAGCGTTACCAAGAACGTTATGGAGAACAAAGAAATCACAATTTTAAGCAATATCATTAAACGCCGGAGAAGCATTTTTCCCGTTAGTTATACCCAGGAAGAGGTTCCGGTAGAAGTGATCAGACAAATCCTGGAAAGTGCCAACTATGCACCTACGCATAAACTGACAGAACCCTGGCGCTTTATTGTATTCAGGAACGAGGGGAAAATAAAACTGGGGCAGGAACTAGCCCGTCTGTATAAGGAAAGCACCCCGTTGAACCAGTTCCTGCAGAAAAAATACGATAGCATTACAGAAAAGGCAGAACAGGCCGGCTGTATCATCACTTTGAATGCAAAGCTGCATAGCGATAAAATTCCTGAATGGGAAGAACTGGCTGCTTTGGCCTGCGCCGTGCAGAACATGGCCCTTACCGCCGAGGCCCTTCAGGTTGGTGCTTACTGGAGTTCGCCAGGGATGATTGCAGATCTCAAAGAATATCTTAACTTAGGTGAACATGAAAAATGTTTCGGACTTTTTTACATGGGCTATCACAATGAAGAACCCAGGGAAGCGAAACGGACGCCTATAGAAGAGAAAATTAAATGGGTAGAGTCGTAAATATGGACAAAGAGAATTTATATCAGCTGTGCTTAAATTTTATTGAGCAGCGTATTCAGACTGCAGAAACTGCTCTGGCGCAAGCCCGGGAAGCCAGTAACGACGATACAAAAAGCAGTGCCGGCGACAAGTATGAAACCAGCAGGGAAATGATGCAGCAGGACATAGACCGTAACAAACGTTTATTGATTGATGCACAGGATAACCTGAAAGTATTGGAAGCTGTTGGGCATACAGCCGCCGCCGATACCATAAGTGGCGGAAGCCTGGTCCATACCACCGAAGGTATTTTTTACATCAGCATCAGTGCAGGGCAACTGCAGGCCGGGGGTAAAACCGTTTTTGCAATTTCGGCAGCTTCACCGATAGGTAAACTGATGCTTGGCCACAAAAAAGGCGAGGATTTTACCTTTAACGGCAAAAAATACAAGATTACAGCTGTTGAGTAAATTATTTGAAGCTCTTATTGATGCTGTTGTACAGGTTTCTGGCCGTATAGTTTCCAGGATCTATGATGCGCCTGATGGTGTACATCGGGTAGTTTTCATCCCTTTTGGTAGACAGGATAAAAGCAGCTTTAAAACCATGTTCCTTTAATTTAGGCAGGTTGGCTGCTTTAAACACACCATAAGGATAGGCGAAATATTCAACCTTTTTACCAGTTATAGCTTCAAGGGTTTTATTGGGCTTGTCGATCTGGATTTCCCAGTCCTCATCCGTAAACTGCGCAAAATTCTTGTGGTTCCAGGTATGGCTGGCAATGACATGCCCTTCATCAGACAGTTCTCTGATCTGGGCTTTGCTCATGTACCTTGGCCGGCCTATTGATACTGTCATGATAAAATACACGCCTTTAAAACCATGCTTCTTTAGCTCTTTTGCCCCCACGGTATACTGATCCAGATCGGTATCGTCAAAAGTAATCATAATGGGCTTCTCTGGCAGGGTGGCACCATTGTTCAGGTAATCATAGAGCTGGTCGGGCAGGATGGTATGGTAACCACTATCGGCCAGCATTTTCATGTGCGCTGCAAATTTGGCCGGGGGCATAATGTCGTCATGCGCACGTTTGGAATCAGAGGCCTTCCAATCCCTGATCTGATGGTAACAAAGTACCGGTACTTCCTTTTTACTTAAAATTTCGGCTGCGGTGGCTTCTTTTTTTGCACCTCCCTCAACATTTGCAGCAGCTGTTTCAGTAGTCGTACCGTCCTGTATACTGTTTTTATCTATGCCGACTTTAATGGTATTGGTACAGGCAGCAAGCATTAGGCCTGCTGCCGTGATAATTGCGAAAAATATGTGTTTCATTTTCAGATGAGAGCATCCTGGAGGTATTAAAAGCTTTTTACGATGCTGTTGTGCAGGGTTTTAGGGCTCCAGTAGCCGCTGGCAATGATCCGTCTTACGGTAAACAAGGGGTCGTTCTGGTCGCGTTTGTCGGCCAGTGAAAAGGCCATTCTGAAACCGCGTTTCTTTAACTGTGGGATGCCCTCTGCATTCCATAAACCAAAAGGATAGGCAAATTCCGTCATTTTTTTGCCGGTAATCTCTTCCAGTTTTTTTGTTGGCTTATCCAGTTGTTCCTCCCAGTCCTTGCCCTGATATTTTTTGAAGTTTTTATGGTCGTAAGTATGACTGCCAATTACATTGCCCTCATCAGAAAGCTGTTTGATCTGCTCCTTAGTCATATAATCTACAAACTTACCTTTCTTGCCTATAGATACGGTCATGATAAAATAAACTGCCTTATAACCATACTTTTTTAAAGTTGGTGCAGCTACCGTAAACTGGTCCATATCAGTATCGTCGAAGGTAAACATGATGGGCTTAGGAGGCAGGGGTGCGCCGGTATTTAAGTAGGCATACAGCTGGTCTGGTAAAATCGAGTGGTAACCACTGTCGGCCAGCATCTTGATCTGGTCTTTGAAATTCTGGATCTCAACAATATAATCTTTGCCTACTTTACCGTCTGTGGGTTTCCAGTTGCGCACCTGGTGGTAGCATAATATCGGCACCTGCTTGCGGGCCAGGATGGTTTTTGCATCCGCCACTTTTATTTTAGACACATCAACAGGGGTAGCCTGTCCGCCATCTGCGGCAGGTGCTGTTTCAGTGGTAGTTACATTAGCGCTGTCTTTGGCATTGGCCTGATCACCATTGGTTTGAGATTTTGACTGGCATCCGGCAGTAAAAATTACTGCTGCGGCCACTAGAGGTAAAAAGTAAGCTTTCATATGAGGTATTTGGTACAAAACTAAAAAATCAAATCAATAAATGGTAACTATCGCATTTATTACAATAATTTTCTACCATGGAATGTATTAATCAATATTTTTAGCTGATTAATTTATATCCAATTCATAATGAACAAACTTTACCTGCCGCTTGCACTGGCCTTTTCCATGTTTTGTGCCGGCCAAGATGCCTTTGCGCAAACCAAAACATTTACGATAACCGAAACACAGGCTGTTGCACCCCGTGCTAACTACCAGGCAGCATCCAGGTTTTCGCCAAATAAACTTCGCAAAATGGTGTATTCTTTAGCGGTAGATCCACATTGGCTGAAGCTGAGCAACCGTTTTTGGTACGAGTACGAAACACCAGCGGGAAAGGAGTGGTACCTGGTAGACCCTGCCGCCAAAAGCAAAAAGAAGCTGTTTGACAATGCCAAGCTTGCTGCAGAAATCACCAACACCATCCGCGATCCCTTTGATGCCCAGCATCTACCGCTGGAAAACCTAAAATTCTCGGCCGATGAAAAACAGCTTACTTTTGAGGTGAGAAGTACCGTAGATGAACTAAAAAAAGACAGAAAAGACAAAAAAGCAGCCGATTCTATGCAAAAGAAGGTCTTTTATTTCAATTACGACCTGGCTAAAGCAAAGCTTACCGAAATCCCTAATTATACCAAACCCAAAGCCAAACCTTCCTGGGGCTCAGTAGCGCCTGATTCCTCTGCAATCATTTTCAGCCGTAATTTTAACCTTTACTGGATGGATAAGGAAAACTATAAAAAAGCAGTTAAAAATGAAGAGGACAGCACTATTGTAGAACATCAGCTCACTAAGGATGGGGTGAAATTTTACCCTTATGGCAGCAACGGCGATGGAGAAAATAATGAGGAGAACGAAAAGAACAACAAAAAAAGACGCCCGGCTTATGTGATGTGGTCGCCCGATTCCAAACATTTTGTGCTTAACCGGACAGATTCCCGTAAGGTAAAAGACCTATGGGTAATCAATAACGTGGCAACAGGCAGACCAACTCTCGAAACCTACAAGTACCAGATGCCAGGCGAAAAGGAATCGCCAATTACAGAGATATTGTTGTTCAACTTCGCTTCAAAAAGTTATAAAAAACTGAATACTGCAGCATTTAAAGATCAGACCGTATCGGTGTGGGGTGCCCCCTTAAAAAATAAAGACCGCGATAACGAATTCCGCCCCTCTATCTGGCTTGGAAATAACAGTAAAGTATATTTTCAACGCACCAGCCGAGATTTAAAACGTATAGACGTTTGTATGGTTGATATCAATACGGGCACAGTTACACCCCTGATAGACGAGCGTTTCAACACTTATGTGGAAGTAATCCGACCAGGATTGGTGAATGATGGTAATGAGTTGATCCACTGGTCGGAACGCGATGGCTGGGCACATTTTTACCTGTTCGATGGAAATGGCAAATTGAAGAACCAGATTACCAGGGGTGCTTTCCACTGCGAAGAAATTGTAAATATAGATCAGAAGAATCGTGTCCTTTATTTTACAGCGAACGGGAGGGAAGCCAAAGAAGACCCTTATTACCTGCATTTGTACCGTATCAATTTCGATGGTTCGGGCATGAAACTGCTGAACCCCGGCGATTTTGACCATGCCATCAACATGAATGATGAAGCCAAATATTTTATCAATAACTTTTCCAGGGTAAACACTGTGCCTAAATCGGTACTGATGGACAACAATGGCAGGGTGGTGATGAACCTGGAAACTGCCGATCTGTCTTTGTTAATGGCAACAGGCTATAAATTTCCGGAACCTTTTAGGGTGAAAGCAGATGATGGGGTGACCGATATTTACGGCGTAATGTACAAGCCTTTTGATTTTGACCCGAATAAAAAATATCCTGTTATCGAGTACGTATATCCCGGGCCGCAGACAGAAGCGGTAAACAAAGCCTTCAGTAAAAGCATGGACAGGACCGATCGTCTGGCACAGTTTGGTTATATTGTGGTCACAGTAGGTAACCGTGGCGGTAACCCTGC
It encodes the following:
- a CDS encoding thioredoxin domain-containing protein; protein product: MNSEPNSLIKASSPYLLQHAYNPVNWYEWGEEPLQKALKENKLILVSIGYSACHWCHVMERESFENHEVAEVMNRHFVCIKVDREERPDIDQIYMLAIQLMTGSGGWPLNCICLPDQRPVYGGTYFRKEDWVNVLQSVAGLWANEPDKARAYADRLTDGIKNAEKIIPDIKVEAYNRQHLRDIIEPWKRYFDMSEGGYNRAPKFPLPNNWQFMLRYSHLMEDDATHVSALLTLEKMAMGGIYDHIGGGFARYSVDGNWHVPHFEKMLYDNGQLISLYAEAFQYSKSALFKEIAEETISWLEREMTSAEGLFYSALDADSEGVEGKFYVWDKTEFEATLGQEDADLLVDYFGVTEDGNWEEEQTNILLRKFTEEEYAEVKGLSIIELLQKIKNAKASLLEARSKRVRPGLDDKCLTAWNAMAVKGLADCAGVFANPHYYKLAKNAVVFILENLSTTDGGLYRNYKNGKANIAGFLDDYAFFIEALIALYAYDLDEQWLQQARRLSDYVLLNFEDAEGPMLFYTPGNGEVLIARKHEIMDNVIPASNSVMAQNLQKLGLLFDDDRYLLKAEAMLAAVLPQIKTYGSAYSNWAIQLLNEVFGINEIAIAGEGFTAAKTEIDKHYIPNKITLGGTNSGLPLLKDKQSIETKIYICRNKVCQLPVATVDEALKLIIK
- a CDS encoding FKBP-type peptidyl-prolyl cis-trans isomerase, with protein sequence MSIKPNTVVSLTYELHTTNEEGQQVFVEKAEKDNALVFLYGTGMMLPKFEEHLAGLNVGDNYSFELSAADGYGEIDPGAYADLPKEMFKDVDLPAVGDVIPLQDNQGNHFRAGVTAIHEDVVSVDLNHPMAGKNLIFAGEILMVREATQEELSHGHAHGADGHSGH
- a CDS encoding Fur family transcriptional regulator, translating into MNIDPVNILKEHDLKHTRQRVRVLEEIALDSVAISQPELEKKLGKEIDRVTLYRILNTYEDKGILHRIMDMHGTANYAICSDACSEEHHHDEHVHFNCTQCLKIYCLEIQVPRIKMPKGFNAKTVSSTAYGICEKCNAN
- a CDS encoding ABC transporter permease, producing MSPLKISWKSLWSKPLSAALNMMLIAFGTGILTILLLASRQIGEKLENNSKDIDLVVGAKGSPLQLILSSIYHIDFPTGNIPLKDAMELAHSPFVKRAVPLALGDNYNGVRIVGTDSNFVSLYKLKTRQGKFWKTDFETTIGAAVAKNEKLKIGDTFYGAHGLSGNTDVHKHHQYTVSGILEPQGNVTDNLILTNVASVWKMHDDHEDHEAHEGHEHEGHEHAEAEQPRELTSLLIQYRSPMSVAMFPRMVNETTNMQSASPAQESTRLFSLIGVGVDTLQWFAVLIMLIAAISVFVNLYNSLKERNYDLAIMRTLGASRTKLFIIVIAEGLMLTLAGTLIGIVLGHLVLAFIGGNQESGQAQLSGFVLLYDEIYLFVAGLAIGIFAAVIPAVQAYRANISKILSKN
- a CDS encoding ABC transporter ATP-binding protein, which codes for MISIKSVSHQYTGGHSISFKDWQIRHGEQWLLLGESGSGKTTLLHILTGILQPKAGEVMINETSIYSLSSKALDQFRGQNIGIIFQRPHLIKSLSISDNLVLAQSFAGLPTDLNRVNEVLGSLGIADKKHAYPNQLSQGQLQRVSIARAAINKPELLIADEPTSSLDDRNATAVLELLLQQSGINQATLVVATHDKRVKDAFSNTYQLS
- a CDS encoding MerC domain-containing protein; this encodes MKPFVKSARLDQLGITASLACAIHCAALPFVISTLPLWGLGFLANSWVEITMICLSLVIGVWSLASAYPKHKKITPIAVLLAGFGSIALGHYFIESLEAILIPLGGFTIAAAHFINWKYSRSCQHS
- a CDS encoding ABC-F family ATP-binding cassette domain-containing protein, producing the protein MISVSNLSLRYGKRTLFEDVNLKFTQGNCYGVIGANGAGKSTFLKILSGDVSQTTGTVAFTPGERMAVLKQNHYEFDEFSVIETVMMGHKELYDIMKEKDAIYLKEDFTDKDGERAGELENRFAEMDGWNMESNAATMLSNLGIKEEYHYKQLKELDGNQKVRVLLAQALFGNPDILLLDEPTNDLDIDTIAWLENFLADYQNIVLVVSHDRHFLDAVCTHIVDIDFSKMSIYSGNYTFWYESSQLALKQRSDQNKKLEEKVKELQEFIQRFSANASKSKQATSRKKALDKIDISEIKASSRKYPAILFNNLGREAGDQILQVEHLSCTLNGEVMFKDVSFMVNKGDKIAVLSQNSLATTAFYNVLTGREKNYKGEFKFGVTINVADIPNDNSIYFENKDENLVDWLREYSGTDQDEQFVRSFLGRMLFSGEEVLKNVKVLSGGEKMRCMFSQMMLKHANLLLFDEPTNHLDLESITALNNGMKDFKGTALFTSRDHALTESVATRIIELTPNGAIDKMMTYDEYISSPDIAELRAKMYKG
- a CDS encoding nitroreductase family protein; this translates as MESVTKNVMENKEITILSNIIKRRRSIFPVSYTQEEVPVEVIRQILESANYAPTHKLTEPWRFIVFRNEGKIKLGQELARLYKESTPLNQFLQKKYDSITEKAEQAGCIITLNAKLHSDKIPEWEELAALACAVQNMALTAEALQVGAYWSSPGMIADLKEYLNLGEHEKCFGLFYMGYHNEEPREAKRTPIEEKIKWVES
- a CDS encoding GreA/GreB family elongation factor → MGRVVNMDKENLYQLCLNFIEQRIQTAETALAQAREASNDDTKSSAGDKYETSREMMQQDIDRNKRLLIDAQDNLKVLEAVGHTAAADTISGGSLVHTTEGIFYISISAGQLQAGGKTVFAISAASPIGKLMLGHKKGEDFTFNGKKYKITAVE